Proteins found in one Megalobrama amblycephala isolate DHTTF-2021 linkage group LG5, ASM1881202v1, whole genome shotgun sequence genomic segment:
- the LOC125269406 gene encoding ciliogenesis-associated TTC17-interacting protein-like: MNRHNASSSGSETRDPFEFCSECSYISKKLEILEENHHEYVKLEKQTVNRKVHIVRQDDQLVVNRIISEKEGVKTQTNTFPLSSLKGFVSEASNFLILRILARHKTVPENMTFLSFDANTVLSKSVYRELGWKTQMIGEESVNIFGIERTVSSAKDSSATWHCYFMPDGHLASRVQLGSPAIMKLLHLPFLLDGVEKNNIPVFEKKPLIWEEDMELYSKFLDRKEELKADYSSYIRQHPELKALMADFLQFLLLRKPQDIFSFARDFFAPFASQSPQGKSHNDSQNFP; the protein is encoded by the exons CCTACATATCCAAAAAGCTTGAGATACTGGAAGAGAATCATCACGAATATGTAAAG CTGGAAAAGCAGACGGTGAACCGGAAGGTACATATTGTTAGACAGGATGATCAACTCGTGGTAAACAGGATCATCTCAGAGAAAGAG GGAGTGAAGACACAAACCAACACATTTCCATTGAGTTCTCTAAAAGGATTTGTGTCTGAGGCATCCAACTTCCTGATCCTGCGCATTCTGGCTCGGCACAAGACTGTTCCAGAAAATATGACATTCCTGTCATTTGATGCAAATACGGTGCTTTCTAAATCAGTTTAT AGAGAACTTGGGTGGAAGACGCAGATGATTGGGGAAGAGTCAGTCAATATCTTTGGTATTGAAAGGACTGTCTCCTCTGCAAAGGACTCCTCAGCAACTTGGCATTGCTACTTCATGCCTGATGG GCATCTGGCAAGCAGAGTGCAGTTGGGCTCGCCTGCAATTATGAAGCTACTGCATTTGCCTTTCTTGCTCGATGGAG tggaaaaaaacaacattccTGTGTTTGAGAAGAAGCCACTCATCTGGGAGGAAGACATGGAGCTTTACTCAAAGTTTCTTGACAGAAAG GAGGAACTCAAAGCGGACTACTCCTCCTACATCAGACAACACCCTGAGCTAAAGGCTTTAATGGCGGACTTCCTGCAGTTCCTGCTGTTGAGGAAACCTCAAGATATCTTCTCCTTTGCTCGTGACTTTTTTGCACCCTTTGCCTCTCAAAGTCCTCAGGGAAAATCCCATAATGACTCCCAAAACTTTCCATAG